The Epinephelus lanceolatus isolate andai-2023 chromosome 1, ASM4190304v1, whole genome shotgun sequence genome has a window encoding:
- the traip gene encoding E3 ubiquitin-protein ligase TRAIP yields MPIRAYCTICSDFFDHSRDVAAIHCGHTFHYECLLQWFQTAPTKTCPQCRKQVSTRHIISKLFFDIGGEDECTADPESLQNELDRMRALLSSKEQDWRDRQKMVDGLKDTVDKQRRDLDCVRKEIMEKEMLCSALRKQMTYLETQQNETQAAKEEARRLRTKMKTFESLDVLLQGQRAEVESMITDMGVSQAAVEQLSIYCISLKKEYDNLKGSLKSSNDMCEKLKREVLSSNNKLHKATVEVNQTKEDMKSLQNDLANADKEISSLKKKVEFLQRTLSTPTRTNEALSRLVFESPAPMELKQPHFHQPADSEDIDLNLTYDVTTPDDVAKKPTHFKSKKMRLDPPASSVPKHTEKKSSLSKARDEDVSMDPFLRNSLLFRKKTLGSMLDPQRKIGAVRSGYDGLGGRTKFIQPSPLSEIRPLMKAKRKKVTRPQPKITTCLTLDSFLE; encoded by the exons ATGCCTATCCGAGCATACTGCACCATTTGCTCCGACTTCTTCGATCACTCTAGAGATGTTGCTGCTATCCACTGCGGACACACTTTCCACTATGAATG TCTTCTCCAGTGGTTTCAGACAGCACCCACAAAAACCTGTCCACAGTGCAGAAAACAG GTCAGCACCAGACACATCATCAGCAAGCTGTTCTTTGACATTGGTGGAGAGGATGAGTGCACAGCGGACCCTGAAAGCCTGCAG AATGAGCTTGATCGAATGAGGGCACTTTTAAGCTCTAAAG AGCAAGACTGGCGGGACAGACAGAAGATGGTGGACGGTTTGAAGGACACTGTGGACAAGCAGAGGAGAGATCTGGACTGTGTTCGGAAAGAGATCATGGAAAAGGAGATGCTGTGTTCTGCCCTCAGA AAACAGATGACATACCTGGAGACACAACAGAATGAAACTCAGGCTGCCAAGGAGGAAGCCCGGAGACTCAGGAccaagatgaaaacatttgaaag CCTGGATGTGTTGTTGCAGGGCCAGAGAGCAGAGGTGGAGTCCATGATCACAGATATGGGTGTCAGCCAGGCGGCGGTGGAGCAGCTCTCCATCTATTGTATTTCGCTCAAAAA AGAGTATGATAATCTGAAAGGAAGCCTGAAGTCTTCAAATGACATGTGTGAGAAGCTGAAGAGAGAAGTGCTCTCCTCAAACAACAAG TTACACAAAGCCACAGTGGAGGTGAATCAAACCAAAGAGGACATGAAGTCTCTGCAGAACGATCTGGCCAATGCTGACAAAGAGATCTCT AGTCTGAAGAAGAAAGTGGAGTTTCTTCAGAGGACTCTGAGCACCCCAACGCGGACAAATGAAGCTCTCAGTCGACTTGTCTTTGAAAG CCCGGCCCCAATGGAGCTGAAGCAGCCTCACTTCCACCAGCCTGCAGACAGCGAGGACATTGACCTCAACCTGACTTACGATGTCACTACGCCAGATGATGTGGCGAAGAAACCAACACACTTTAAGTCAAAGAAGATGCGGCTCGATCCACCAGC ATCATCTGTGCCCAAACACACTGAGAAAAAATCATCTCTAAGCAAG GCTCGAGATGAGGACGTATCTATGGATCCTTTTTTGAGGAACTCCCTTCTCTTCAGAAAGAAGACTCTCGGTAGCATGTTGGACCCTCAGAGGAAGATTGGCGCT GTGAGATCTGGTTATGATGGTTTAGGAGGACGTACTAAATTCATCCAACCT TCTCCTTTATCAGAGATTCGCCCGCTGATGAAAGCTAAAAGGAAAAAGGTAACCAGGCCTCAACCCAAGATTACAACTTGCCTGACTCTGGACAGCTTCCTCGAGTAA